The following DNA comes from Flavobacterium sp. N3904.
ACATCCGGAAACAATAGTAGAAACAGTAGAAGATGCAACATCTTCAAAAAAATCGGCATTGCAATACCCTCAATTGATTATGGGAATGATTGCCATTTTCCTTTATGTGGGTGTCGAAGTTTCTACAGCAAGTAATTTACCAGCTTATATGGAAACTAAATTGGGTTTTGCCATTGGCGATATTGCTCCATATATTTCATTGTATTGGGCAAGTTTAATGATTGGTCGTTGGACTGGAGCTGTTGAAGCTTTTACCGATAATATGTCTACCCAAAAAATTCTGCGATTTATTGCTCCATACTTGGCGTTTGGCGTTTTCTTGCTTGTAAATGCAATAGCAAAACATGATCTGACTCCTTTCTACATTTACGGGTTAATTATTTTGGTATTAATTGCTGCCGATATGGCCAGTAAAGGAAATCCTGCCAGAATGTTGCTTATATTTTCAACATTGGGAGCTATTGCCCTTTTTATTGGAATTTCAACCTCGGGTATGATAAGTGTCTACGCATTCACAAGTGTTGGTTTGTTTTGTAGTACACTTTGGCCATGTATTTTCACTTTAGCAGTAAGCGGATTAGGAAAACACACTAGCCAAGGAAGCAGCTTCTTAATCATGATGATTATGGGTGGTGGAATTGTAAGCTGGGCACAAGGATTTGTTTCTGATAGCATTGGTATTCAAAGCAGCTATATTGTTGGTGTTTTATGTTTTGCATATTTGGCATTTTATGCTTGGAAAGTAAGCGGAATTTTAAGAAATCAAGGAATCGATTTTGATAAAAAAATAGCTGGAGGACATTAGAAAGAATTCAGTTTTCAGATTACAGTATTCAGTAAAATGAGTACAAATAAAAATCCCATTTTGCAATTATTGTGCAAAATGGGATTTTTATTTATGAAAATAGGTTTCTTTTGCCAAAATTCAATTCAATGAGAATCGGATATTTAATTTTTAATTGACCCAAGTCTAAAATATTAAAATCTCAGCTATTTTGAACAGAAACAAAAAAAGTCTCATTACGTTATGAAATGAGACTTTTTTAATGCTATTTCCAGACTGAATACTGCAGTCTGAAATCTGTATTCTTTTTTACTTGTTTCCTTTTTCGAAATCAGCAACAAATTGAGCCAAACCAATATCTGTTAATGGGTGCTTCAACAAACCATAAATTGCAGAAAGTGGTCCAGTCATTACATCAGCTCCAATTTTGGCACAATTTACAATATGCATAGTGTGACGAACAGAAGCTGCAAGAATTTGAGTTTCATACCCGTAATTATCATAAATCAAACGAATTTCTTCAATAAGCGCCAATCCATCTGTAGAAACATCATCCAAACGTCCAATAAAAGGAGAAACATAAGTAGCTCCAGCTTTAGCAGCCAATAAAGCCTGACCAGCAGAGAATACTAAAGTTACATTTGTTTTTATTCCTTTATCAGAGAAATATTTGGCAGCCATCACACCTTCTTTAGTCATTGGCAATTTTACCACGATTTGTTCGTGTAAATCAGCCAATTCTTCACCTTCTTTAATCATTCCATCGTAATCCAGCGCATTTACTTCGGCACTTACATCACCTTCAACCAAATTACAGATATCAACATAATGTTTCAAAATGTTGTTTTTTCCTGTAATTCCTTCTTTTGCCATCAAAGATGGATTTGTTGTAACTCCGTCTAAAACGCCTAATGCTTGTGCTTCTTTAATTTGAGCTAAATTAGCTGTATCAATAAAAAATTTCATAATATATTTAATTTAATTGTGTGTTTAAAAAATTCGGTGCAAAATTACGAAATCAATATCAATATCAATTGCAATTTCAAAAATCAATTCCAAATTAAATAGTATTAATCGAATTGAACTTGTTATTCCCTTCTTTTTTAAAGTTTATAATGATTCATTAGCATTTTTTCATACACTTTATCCGGAAGAATTCTTTTCAAGACAATTGAAAATTTTTGCATAAAAGCTCCAACTTTATAATGAATTTTTGGATTTGTATTTTGAATTATGGAGTAAACCGCTTCGGCCATTTGATTGGGATTACTGCCACTATCCACATGCTGATCCATTTCTTTGAGTGTGTTACCGTATTGCAATTCATAAGCCGAACCTTTGATTACAGGTGCATGAAAACGTCCTGCAGCTATATTGGTTGCAAAATCACCAGGTGCAATATTGGTAATTTGAACTCCAAACGATTTCACTTCCATACGCAACGCTTCGGTGATTAATTCCAAAGCACCTTTTGAAGCCGAATAAACACTGCGATAAGGCAAGCCCATATAACCAGCTATTGAAGTAATATTTATAACCAATCCCGATTGTTGTGATCGCATTTGTGGCAAAACAGCTTTCATCACTTCAATTGGTCCGAAGAAATTGGTTTCAAAATTATTTTTAATTTCTTCCATTGGAATTTCTTCCAAAGGACCAGTGATTCCGACTCCCGCATTATTAATCACAACATCCAGTCTTCCTGAAGTTGCTATAACTTTAGCGACAGCCGAATGAATAGAAACAACATTTCTAACATCTAAAGCAATAAGAGGAAAAACCGAATTGAGAACAACATCTGGGTTCCTACTGGTTCCATATACCACGAATCCTTTATGATGCAAAAACTCACCGATAGATTTTCCAATTCCCGAAGACCCGCCTGTAATCAATACTACTTTATTCATTATCTATAAATTATGATTGGGGTAAAAATAAAAAAATCCTCCCGAAGGAAGACTACTTTTTGAATTTTATTAAAAATGGCAAGCGACCTACATCGCACCGCTCAACC
Coding sequences within:
- a CDS encoding SDR family oxidoreductase, with the translated sequence MNKVVLITGGSSGIGKSIGEFLHHKGFVVYGTSRNPDVVLNSVFPLIALDVRNVVSIHSAVAKVIATSGRLDVVINNAGVGITGPLEEIPMEEIKNNFETNFFGPIEVMKAVLPQMRSQQSGLVINITSIAGYMGLPYRSVYSASKGALELITEALRMEVKSFGVQITNIAPGDFATNIAAGRFHAPVIKGSAYELQYGNTLKEMDQHVDSGSNPNQMAEAVYSIIQNTNPKIHYKVGAFMQKFSIVLKRILPDKVYEKMLMNHYKL
- a CDS encoding MFS transporter → MSSENSQTKWGQFIPLVIVFFFWGFVAASNDILIPVFKKAFDLTQGQSQFVSIAFYISYTVGSLIYMGISLLIKQDIVNKIGYKNGLALGLVISALGTLLFYPAANTGSYPLMLAGLFTVGLGFSLQQTVANPLAIALGPIKTGVQRLTLAGGINNLGTTIGPLIVSFAIFGAASTGNTDMSIESVKIPYLVLGLAFLLVAVLLKFSSLPEHPETIVETVEDATSSKKSALQYPQLIMGMIAIFLYVGVEVSTASNLPAYMETKLGFAIGDIAPYISLYWASLMIGRWTGAVEAFTDNMSTQKILRFIAPYLAFGVFLLVNAIAKHDLTPFYIYGLIILVLIAADMASKGNPARMLLIFSTLGAIALFIGISTSGMISVYAFTSVGLFCSTLWPCIFTLAVSGLGKHTSQGSSFLIMMIMGGGIVSWAQGFVSDSIGIQSSYIVGVLCFAYLAFYAWKVSGILRNQGIDFDKKIAGGH
- the fsa gene encoding fructose-6-phosphate aldolase encodes the protein MKFFIDTANLAQIKEAQALGVLDGVTTNPSLMAKEGITGKNNILKHYVDICNLVEGDVSAEVNALDYDGMIKEGEELADLHEQIVVKLPMTKEGVMAAKYFSDKGIKTNVTLVFSAGQALLAAKAGATYVSPFIGRLDDVSTDGLALIEEIRLIYDNYGYETQILAASVRHTMHIVNCAKIGADVMTGPLSAIYGLLKHPLTDIGLAQFVADFEKGNK